A stretch of Maniola hyperantus chromosome 15, iAphHyp1.2, whole genome shotgun sequence DNA encodes these proteins:
- the LOC117988947 gene encoding circadian locomoter output cycles protein kaput-like, which produces MASKQGNFDQTVMMASTAGAGHSRLPGMAVAIPPAFELQATTSHGDSSSDAQSPDIPIAKASDRQSRIIAEKHRRSEFNSQIAQMMTLLSDIVHSQRKVDKTSVLRLVASELRNQHIFGDSIKCRHLETWSSAILKFFDLIGGFMLAVTCMGRICNVSHNVQEKLGYCYIDLLGQDFYHYVHPEDKDILRQHIFPVELQTGCSPKLFEQHHNFHIRIMRAGARSDPPRYERCRIDGVLRRSDRATANGVQEEQTIKRQRVRHHRTFSSSGNDYVFIGMVHTLTNSLPARMLPPTAYSEYWTRHLIDGRIVQCDQSISLAAGYMTEEVTGTSAFFFMHKDDVRWVICVLRQMYDQSREFGESYYRLMSRSGHFIYMRTRGFLEIDKETKKVQSFVCVNSVIGEEYGQRMMDEMKRKYSVMVDTDKLENDKTVAVDEAPVEHPKRLERIVMHLVEPAANENVDELKLVAPSKENIISAIKNSERVVQETGVRFDTRKRKKSDCEDNSENLKRHTSLSDSKWIN; this is translated from the coding sequence ATGGCGTCTAAACAAGGGAACTTTGACCAGACAGTCATGATGGCGTCCACCGCCGGTGCAGGGCACTCGAGGTTACCGGGTATGGCTGTTGCCATCCCTCCAGCGTTTGAGCTACAAGCTACAACAAGCCACGGGGATTCCTCGTCAGATGCCCAGTCTCCTGATATACCGATAGCTAAAGCGAGCGATCGTCAATCGCGCATTATCGCTGAGAAACACAGAAGAAGTGAGTTTAATTCTCAAATCGCTCAAATGATGACCTTGTTGTCTGACATCGTCCATTCACAACGAAAGGTGGATAAAACCAGTGTCCTGCGACTCGTTGCCAGCGAACTACGGAACCAACACATATTCGGCGACTCCATAAAATGCCGTCATTTGGAAACATGGTCATCTGCTATACTTAAATTCTTTGATCTCATCGGTGGCTTCATGTTGGCTGTGACTTGCATGGGTCGCATTTGTAACGTATCCCACAACGTTCAGGAGAAGTTGGGATACTGCTACATAGATCTCTTAGGTCAAGACTTTTATCATTATGTTCACCCTGAAGATAAAGATATTCTAAGACAACACATTTTTCCTGTAGAATTACAGACTGGTTGCAGTCCAAAGTTATTTGAACAACATCATAATTTTCACATAAGAATAATGAGGGCCGGTGCCAGGTCTGACCCTCCTAGGTATGAGCGCTGTAGAATAGATGGTGTGCTCCGTCGCTCAGACCGCGCTACTGCTAATGGAGTGCAAGAAGAACAAACTATCAAGAGGCAACGGGTGAGGCATCACCGCACCTTTTCCTCCAGTGGAAATGACTATGTTTTCATAGGAATGGTCCATACACTAACCAATAGCTTGCCAGCAAGAATGTTGCCACCTACAGCATACTCAGAATATTGGACGAGGCATTTAATTGATGGCAGAATAGTGCAGTGTGATCAAAGCATCTCCTTGGCAGCGGGGTACATGACAGAGGAGGTCACGGGAACATCTGCTTTCTTTTTCATGCACAAAGATGATGTCCGCTGGGTTATTTGTGTACTACGGCAGATGTATGACCAAAGCAGGGAGTTCGGAGAGTCTTATTACAGACTGATGTCACGATCCGGTCATTTCATTTACATGAGGACAAGAGGATTCCTTGAAAtcgacaaagaaactaaaaaggTACAAAGCTTTGTTTGTGTAAACAGTGTGATAGGGGAGGAATACGGGCAGAGGATGATGGATGAGATGAAAAGGAAGTATTCTGTGATGGTAGACACTGATAAGTTGGAGAATGACAAAACTGTGGCTGTGGATGAGGCTCccgttgagcaccccaagcgtTTAGAAAGAATTGTGATGCACTTGGTAGAGCCAGCTGCCAACGAAAATGTGGACGAGTTAAAATTAGTAGCACCTTCTAAGGAGAATATTATCTCAGCGATTAAAAACAGCGAAAGGGTTGTCCAAGAAACCGGTGTCCGGTTTGATACtcgcaaaagaaaaaaatctgaCTGTGAGGACAAcagtgaaaatttaaaaaggcATACAAGCCTTTCTGACTCTAAATGGATAAACTAA
- the LOC117989041 gene encoding serine protease persephone-like isoform X2, whose amino-acid sequence MSKGTCKLLTDCKNAISFIQAQDFHPFSRCGFSDMIEIVCCPHKYIQPPTSTKGSRPNTGAIGQEKYGSGDRIADRECQKLVDSTLPPLQSHIIGGINASLGEFTHMVALGYNLSGEYEFRCGGSLISDSYVLTAAHCVDTLDGIKPAIARMGVIYIGDRKWNSDSDVRIQEIIKHPDHVRRWKYNDIALLKLEQHVTFTPSLSPICLYTKNEDPSVALMITGWGRTNTTRYVTNPYLQKTTVVVVSKSKCQEEHPSWRKLPQGISDKQICAGDPLGRNDTCQGDSGGPLIGMTTNDGFFRLVGVTSYGRGCGSPVPGVYTRVSRYLDWIESVVWPTGTLDL is encoded by the exons ATGTCAAAAGGAACATGTAAACTGTTGACGGATTGTAAAAACGCTATAAG TTTCATTCAAGCGCAAGACTTTCATCCGTTTAGTAGATGTGGCTTCAGTGACATGATAGAAATAGTATGCTGTCCACATAAATACATCCAACCACCAACCTCAACTAAGGGATCGAGGCCCAACACTGGTGCCATTGGACAGGAAAAATATG GGAGTGGAGACAGGATAGCTGACAGAG AATGTCAGAAACTTGTTGACTCTACCTTACCACCCCTGCAATCACATATAATAGGAGGAATTAATGCTTCGCTCGGAGAGTTCACACATATG GTGGCGCTTGGGTACAATCTTTCTGGCGAATATGAATTCCGGTGCGGTGGTTCCTTGATATCAGACTCTTATGTACTAACCGCAGCGCATTGTGTGGACACATTAGACGG CATAAAGCCTGCAATAGCTCGTATGGGAGTGATATACATCGGCGACAGAAAGTGGAACAGTGACTCTGACGTCAGAATTCAGGAGATCATAAAGCACCCGGATCACGTGAGACGCTGGAAATACAACGACATAGCCTTGCTCAA GTTGGAGCAGCACGTCACGTTTACGCCAAGCTTGAGCCCCATCTGTCTGTACACAAAGAACGAAGACCCCTCGGTAGCTCTCATGATCACTGGTTGGGGCAGAACCAATACGACAC GATATGTGACGAATCCATACCTGCAGAAGACAACCGTGGTGGTGGTGTCGAAGAGTAAGTGCCAAGAGGAGCATCCCTCGTGGCGCAAGTTGCCGCAGGGCATCTCCGATAAGCAGATCTGCGCCGGCGACCCCCTGGGCCGGAACGACACGTGCCAG GGTGATTCAGGCGGGCCACTCATAGGAATGACGACAAACGACGGGTTTTTTAGATTGGTGGGGGTTACTTCATACGGACGCGGCTGCGGCTCGCCCGTGCCCGGCGTGTACACGCGCGTGTCGCGCTACCTCGACTGGATCGAGAGCGTGGTGTGGCCCACCGGGACCTTAGACCTTTAA
- the LOC117989041 gene encoding trypsin-1-like isoform X1, whose protein sequence is MFHLGYDYIVLCCLILFKVIIAGEVGEECAPTEEMSKGTCKLLTDCKNAISFIQAQDFHPFSRCGFSDMIEIVCCPHKYIQPPTSTKGSRPNTGAIGQEKYGSGDRIADRECQKLVDSTLPPLQSHIIGGINASLGEFTHMVALGYNLSGEYEFRCGGSLISDSYVLTAAHCVDTLDGIKPAIARMGVIYIGDRKWNSDSDVRIQEIIKHPDHVRRWKYNDIALLKLEQHVTFTPSLSPICLYTKNEDPSVALMITGWGRTNTTRYVTNPYLQKTTVVVVSKSKCQEEHPSWRKLPQGISDKQICAGDPLGRNDTCQGDSGGPLIGMTTNDGFFRLVGVTSYGRGCGSPVPGVYTRVSRYLDWIESVVWPTGTLDL, encoded by the exons ATGTTTCATCTCGGTTATGATTATATTGTTTTGtgctgtttaattttatttaaagttattaTTGCTGGAGAAG tTGGCGAAGAATGTGCTCCCACCGAAGAAATGTCAAAAGGAACATGTAAACTGTTGACGGATTGTAAAAACGCTATAAG TTTCATTCAAGCGCAAGACTTTCATCCGTTTAGTAGATGTGGCTTCAGTGACATGATAGAAATAGTATGCTGTCCACATAAATACATCCAACCACCAACCTCAACTAAGGGATCGAGGCCCAACACTGGTGCCATTGGACAGGAAAAATATG GGAGTGGAGACAGGATAGCTGACAGAG AATGTCAGAAACTTGTTGACTCTACCTTACCACCCCTGCAATCACATATAATAGGAGGAATTAATGCTTCGCTCGGAGAGTTCACACATATG GTGGCGCTTGGGTACAATCTTTCTGGCGAATATGAATTCCGGTGCGGTGGTTCCTTGATATCAGACTCTTATGTACTAACCGCAGCGCATTGTGTGGACACATTAGACGG CATAAAGCCTGCAATAGCTCGTATGGGAGTGATATACATCGGCGACAGAAAGTGGAACAGTGACTCTGACGTCAGAATTCAGGAGATCATAAAGCACCCGGATCACGTGAGACGCTGGAAATACAACGACATAGCCTTGCTCAA GTTGGAGCAGCACGTCACGTTTACGCCAAGCTTGAGCCCCATCTGTCTGTACACAAAGAACGAAGACCCCTCGGTAGCTCTCATGATCACTGGTTGGGGCAGAACCAATACGACAC GATATGTGACGAATCCATACCTGCAGAAGACAACCGTGGTGGTGGTGTCGAAGAGTAAGTGCCAAGAGGAGCATCCCTCGTGGCGCAAGTTGCCGCAGGGCATCTCCGATAAGCAGATCTGCGCCGGCGACCCCCTGGGCCGGAACGACACGTGCCAG GGTGATTCAGGCGGGCCACTCATAGGAATGACGACAAACGACGGGTTTTTTAGATTGGTGGGGGTTACTTCATACGGACGCGGCTGCGGCTCGCCCGTGCCCGGCGTGTACACGCGCGTGTCGCGCTACCTCGACTGGATCGAGAGCGTGGTGTGGCCCACCGGGACCTTAGACCTTTAA